The Siniperca chuatsi isolate FFG_IHB_CAS linkage group LG7, ASM2008510v1, whole genome shotgun sequence genome includes a window with the following:
- the yif1b gene encoding protein YIF1B isoform X13 yields the protein MRLRNSSVDGSEGSQLFEDTSGAAAGSQTGYSRNQQAGSQAAGFPGQSILSDPMSNLAMAYGSSLASQGREMVDKNLDRFIPISKLKYYFAVDTMYVGKKLGLLVFPYMHESWEVNYQHDTPVAPRFDVNAPDLYIPAMGFITYILVAGVALGTQNRFSPELLGVQASSALVWLIMEVLAVLLSLYLVTVNTDLTTIDLLAFSGYKYVGMIIGVVAGLLFGRPAYYLSLLWCCAAIFVFMIRTLRLKLLSEAAAEGRLVRGARNQLRMYLTMSIAAAQPIFMYWLTYHLIR from the exons ATGCGTCTGAGGAATAGCTCCGTGGATGGTTCAGAAGGCAGCCAGCTGTTTGAGGATACGAGTGGAGCTGCGGCTGGATCACAGACAGGGTACAG CAGGAACCAGCAGGCTGGGTCTCAAGCAGCAGGATTTCCTGGCCAGTCCATTCTGTCAGACCCCATGTCTAACCTGGCCATGGCATATGGCAGCTCACTGGCATCCCAGGGAAGGGAAATGGTGGACAAGAAT CTGGACAGGTTCATCCCAATTTCTAAGCTGAAATACTACTTTGCCGTGGATACAATGTACGTGGGGAAGAAGCTGGGCCTTCTAGTTTTCCCTTACATGCACGAG agctGGGAGGTGAACTACCAGCACGATACTCCTGTGGCTCCACGCTTTGATGTGAATGCTCCCGATCTCTACATTCCTGCCATGGGCTTCATCACATACATCCTGGTGGCTGGAGTGGCCCTCGGCACACAGAACAG GTTTTCTCCGGAGCTGCTGGGAGTTCAGGCCAGCTCAGCGTTGGTGTGGCTGATCATGGAAGTTCTGGCGGTCCTGCTGTCGCTCTACCTTGTGACCGTAAACACCGACCTCACTACCATAGACCTGCTGGCCTTTTCTGGTTACAAATATGTTGG gATGATCATTGGGGTAGTAGCAGGCCTGTTGTTTGGGAGGCCAGCGTACTACCTCTCTCTACTGTGGTGCTGTGCTGCCATCTTTGTCTTTATG ATCCGCACTCTGCGTCTGAAGCTGTTATCTGAGGCGGCGGCGGAAGGGAGGCTGGTGAGAGGAGCCAGAAACCAGCTGAGGATGTACCTCACCATGTCTATAGCAGCAGCACAGCCCATCTTCATGTACTGGCTCACCTACCACCTCATCAGATAA
- the yif1b gene encoding protein YIF1B isoform X14, with protein MRLRNSSVDGSEGSQLFEDTSGAAAGSQTGYRNQQAGSQAAGFPGQSILSDPMSNLAMAYGSSLASQGREMVDKNLDRFIPISKLKYYFAVDTMYVGKKLGLLVFPYMHESWEVNYQHDTPVAPRFDVNAPDLYIPAMGFITYILVAGVALGTQNRFSPELLGVQASSALVWLIMEVLAVLLSLYLVTVNTDLTTIDLLAFSGYKYVGMIIGVVAGLLFGRPAYYLSLLWCCAAIFVFMIRTLRLKLLSEAAAEGRLVRGARNQLRMYLTMSIAAAQPIFMYWLTYHLIR; from the exons ATGCGTCTGAGGAATAGCTCCGTGGATGGTTCAGAAGGCAGCCAGCTGTTTGAGGATACGAGTGGAGCTGCGGCTGGATCACAGACAGGGTACAG GAACCAGCAGGCTGGGTCTCAAGCAGCAGGATTTCCTGGCCAGTCCATTCTGTCAGACCCCATGTCTAACCTGGCCATGGCATATGGCAGCTCACTGGCATCCCAGGGAAGGGAAATGGTGGACAAGAAT CTGGACAGGTTCATCCCAATTTCTAAGCTGAAATACTACTTTGCCGTGGATACAATGTACGTGGGGAAGAAGCTGGGCCTTCTAGTTTTCCCTTACATGCACGAG agctGGGAGGTGAACTACCAGCACGATACTCCTGTGGCTCCACGCTTTGATGTGAATGCTCCCGATCTCTACATTCCTGCCATGGGCTTCATCACATACATCCTGGTGGCTGGAGTGGCCCTCGGCACACAGAACAG GTTTTCTCCGGAGCTGCTGGGAGTTCAGGCCAGCTCAGCGTTGGTGTGGCTGATCATGGAAGTTCTGGCGGTCCTGCTGTCGCTCTACCTTGTGACCGTAAACACCGACCTCACTACCATAGACCTGCTGGCCTTTTCTGGTTACAAATATGTTGG gATGATCATTGGGGTAGTAGCAGGCCTGTTGTTTGGGAGGCCAGCGTACTACCTCTCTCTACTGTGGTGCTGTGCTGCCATCTTTGTCTTTATG ATCCGCACTCTGCGTCTGAAGCTGTTATCTGAGGCGGCGGCGGAAGGGAGGCTGGTGAGAGGAGCCAGAAACCAGCTGAGGATGTACCTCACCATGTCTATAGCAGCAGCACAGCCCATCTTCATGTACTGGCTCACCTACCACCTCATCAGATAA
- the yif1b gene encoding protein YIF1B isoform X5, translating to MDYTATQSGFRQRKLQPNMRLRNSSVDGSEGSQLFEDTSGAAAGSQTGNQQAGSQAAGFPGQSILSDPMSNLAMAYGSSLASQGREMVDKNLDRFIPISKLKYYFAVDTMYVGKKLGLLVFPYMHESWEVNYQHDTPVAPRFDVNAPDLYIPAMGFITYILVAGVALGTQNRFSPELLGVQASSALVWLIMEVLAVLLSLYLVTVNTDLTTIDLLAFSGYKYVGMIIGVVAGLLFGRPAYYLSLLWCCAAIFVFMIRTLRLKLLSEAAAEGRLVRGARNQLRMYLTMSIAAAQPIFMYWLTYHLIR from the exons ATGGATTATACTGCAACTCAAAGTGGGTTCCGACAGCGTAAGTTAC AGCCTAATATGCGTCTGAGGAATAGCTCCGTGGATGGTTCAGAAGGCAGCCAGCTGTTTGAGGATACGAGTGGAGCTGCGGCTGGATCACAGACAGG GAACCAGCAGGCTGGGTCTCAAGCAGCAGGATTTCCTGGCCAGTCCATTCTGTCAGACCCCATGTCTAACCTGGCCATGGCATATGGCAGCTCACTGGCATCCCAGGGAAGGGAAATGGTGGACAAGAAT CTGGACAGGTTCATCCCAATTTCTAAGCTGAAATACTACTTTGCCGTGGATACAATGTACGTGGGGAAGAAGCTGGGCCTTCTAGTTTTCCCTTACATGCACGAG agctGGGAGGTGAACTACCAGCACGATACTCCTGTGGCTCCACGCTTTGATGTGAATGCTCCCGATCTCTACATTCCTGCCATGGGCTTCATCACATACATCCTGGTGGCTGGAGTGGCCCTCGGCACACAGAACAG GTTTTCTCCGGAGCTGCTGGGAGTTCAGGCCAGCTCAGCGTTGGTGTGGCTGATCATGGAAGTTCTGGCGGTCCTGCTGTCGCTCTACCTTGTGACCGTAAACACCGACCTCACTACCATAGACCTGCTGGCCTTTTCTGGTTACAAATATGTTGG gATGATCATTGGGGTAGTAGCAGGCCTGTTGTTTGGGAGGCCAGCGTACTACCTCTCTCTACTGTGGTGCTGTGCTGCCATCTTTGTCTTTATG ATCCGCACTCTGCGTCTGAAGCTGTTATCTGAGGCGGCGGCGGAAGGGAGGCTGGTGAGAGGAGCCAGAAACCAGCTGAGGATGTACCTCACCATGTCTATAGCAGCAGCACAGCCCATCTTCATGTACTGGCTCACCTACCACCTCATCAGATAA
- the yif1b gene encoding protein YIF1B isoform X3, producing MDYTATQSGFRQRKLQPNMRLRNSSVDGSEGSQLFEDTSGAAAGSQTGRNQQAGSQAAGFPGQSILSDPMSNLAMAYGSSLASQGREMVDKNLDRFIPISKLKYYFAVDTMYVGKKLGLLVFPYMHESWEVNYQHDTPVAPRFDVNAPDLYIPAMGFITYILVAGVALGTQNRFSPELLGVQASSALVWLIMEVLAVLLSLYLVTVNTDLTTIDLLAFSGYKYVGMIIGVVAGLLFGRPAYYLSLLWCCAAIFVFMIRTLRLKLLSEAAAEGRLVRGARNQLRMYLTMSIAAAQPIFMYWLTYHLIR from the exons ATGGATTATACTGCAACTCAAAGTGGGTTCCGACAGCGTAAGTTAC AGCCTAATATGCGTCTGAGGAATAGCTCCGTGGATGGTTCAGAAGGCAGCCAGCTGTTTGAGGATACGAGTGGAGCTGCGGCTGGATCACAGACAGG CAGGAACCAGCAGGCTGGGTCTCAAGCAGCAGGATTTCCTGGCCAGTCCATTCTGTCAGACCCCATGTCTAACCTGGCCATGGCATATGGCAGCTCACTGGCATCCCAGGGAAGGGAAATGGTGGACAAGAAT CTGGACAGGTTCATCCCAATTTCTAAGCTGAAATACTACTTTGCCGTGGATACAATGTACGTGGGGAAGAAGCTGGGCCTTCTAGTTTTCCCTTACATGCACGAG agctGGGAGGTGAACTACCAGCACGATACTCCTGTGGCTCCACGCTTTGATGTGAATGCTCCCGATCTCTACATTCCTGCCATGGGCTTCATCACATACATCCTGGTGGCTGGAGTGGCCCTCGGCACACAGAACAG GTTTTCTCCGGAGCTGCTGGGAGTTCAGGCCAGCTCAGCGTTGGTGTGGCTGATCATGGAAGTTCTGGCGGTCCTGCTGTCGCTCTACCTTGTGACCGTAAACACCGACCTCACTACCATAGACCTGCTGGCCTTTTCTGGTTACAAATATGTTGG gATGATCATTGGGGTAGTAGCAGGCCTGTTGTTTGGGAGGCCAGCGTACTACCTCTCTCTACTGTGGTGCTGTGCTGCCATCTTTGTCTTTATG ATCCGCACTCTGCGTCTGAAGCTGTTATCTGAGGCGGCGGCGGAAGGGAGGCTGGTGAGAGGAGCCAGAAACCAGCTGAGGATGTACCTCACCATGTCTATAGCAGCAGCACAGCCCATCTTCATGTACTGGCTCACCTACCACCTCATCAGATAA
- the yif1b gene encoding protein YIF1B isoform X15: protein MRLRNSSVDGSEGSQLFEDTSGAAAGSQTGRNQQAGSQAAGFPGQSILSDPMSNLAMAYGSSLASQGREMVDKNLDRFIPISKLKYYFAVDTMYVGKKLGLLVFPYMHESWEVNYQHDTPVAPRFDVNAPDLYIPAMGFITYILVAGVALGTQNRFSPELLGVQASSALVWLIMEVLAVLLSLYLVTVNTDLTTIDLLAFSGYKYVGMIIGVVAGLLFGRPAYYLSLLWCCAAIFVFMIRTLRLKLLSEAAAEGRLVRGARNQLRMYLTMSIAAAQPIFMYWLTYHLIR from the exons ATGCGTCTGAGGAATAGCTCCGTGGATGGTTCAGAAGGCAGCCAGCTGTTTGAGGATACGAGTGGAGCTGCGGCTGGATCACAGACAGG CAGGAACCAGCAGGCTGGGTCTCAAGCAGCAGGATTTCCTGGCCAGTCCATTCTGTCAGACCCCATGTCTAACCTGGCCATGGCATATGGCAGCTCACTGGCATCCCAGGGAAGGGAAATGGTGGACAAGAAT CTGGACAGGTTCATCCCAATTTCTAAGCTGAAATACTACTTTGCCGTGGATACAATGTACGTGGGGAAGAAGCTGGGCCTTCTAGTTTTCCCTTACATGCACGAG agctGGGAGGTGAACTACCAGCACGATACTCCTGTGGCTCCACGCTTTGATGTGAATGCTCCCGATCTCTACATTCCTGCCATGGGCTTCATCACATACATCCTGGTGGCTGGAGTGGCCCTCGGCACACAGAACAG GTTTTCTCCGGAGCTGCTGGGAGTTCAGGCCAGCTCAGCGTTGGTGTGGCTGATCATGGAAGTTCTGGCGGTCCTGCTGTCGCTCTACCTTGTGACCGTAAACACCGACCTCACTACCATAGACCTGCTGGCCTTTTCTGGTTACAAATATGTTGG gATGATCATTGGGGTAGTAGCAGGCCTGTTGTTTGGGAGGCCAGCGTACTACCTCTCTCTACTGTGGTGCTGTGCTGCCATCTTTGTCTTTATG ATCCGCACTCTGCGTCTGAAGCTGTTATCTGAGGCGGCGGCGGAAGGGAGGCTGGTGAGAGGAGCCAGAAACCAGCTGAGGATGTACCTCACCATGTCTATAGCAGCAGCACAGCCCATCTTCATGTACTGGCTCACCTACCACCTCATCAGATAA